The Acinonyx jubatus isolate Ajub_Pintada_27869175 chromosome D1, VMU_Ajub_asm_v1.0, whole genome shotgun sequence genome includes a window with the following:
- the LOC113597314 gene encoding secreted protein of Ly-6 domain 1-like — MPPPRGVPSTQKSPALSQLFRPREPAPSRLRVAQKVCSLLICQEAVVAEAHRADFDFPALPCLQCPRVNASGVCETGESVCETQGSQRCFLRKVYEDDTLSYGYQGCSSVCFPLMLFNPAVTLEERCCNDSPFCNKF; from the exons ATGCCTCCTCCCAGGGGTGTGCCAAGCACCCAGAAATCCCCTGCTCTCAGCCAACTCTTCAGGCCCCGGGAACCAGCCCCGTCCAGGCTGCGTGTGGCCCAGAAGGTGTGCTCCCTGCTGATCTGCCAGGAGGCAGTGGTGGCCGAGGCTCATCGTGCGGATTTTGACTTTCCAGCTCTACCATGTCTCCAGTGCCCACGAGTCAATGCCAGTGGGGTTTGCGAGACTGGGGAAAGTGTCTGCGAGACTCAAGGCAGCCAGCGGTGCTTCCTGAGGAAGGTCTACGAAG ATGACACCCTTTCATATGGATACCAAGGTTGTAGCAGTGTGTGTTTCCCTTTGATGCTCTTTAATCCGGCTGTTACTTTGGAGGAGAGATGTTGTAATGACTCACCTTTCTGCAACAAGTTCTAA